From a single Fusobacterium ulcerans ATCC 49185 genomic region:
- a CDS encoding ABC transporter substrate-binding protein, with amino-acid sequence MKKRILILLSCLLSFLLVSCGGSKTAEKSAAAPKDTLVFAQISECKTLDPQDTTEQYSQRIINVLYDRLVEVDEMTGEIVPGLAKSWERIDDNTLLFHLNENVKFHNGEKFTANDVKFTIERAKELPKVGHLYKLISNVEVVDDNTVKIITSEPFAPLLAHLSHKTASIISEKYYAEKGNKYFENPVGTGPYKYKDWKIGDRITLEAFPEYFKGEPAIKYIVVRAVPEENSRVIGLETGEIDMTADLGAESRKIVLDNKDKINYLESSGISVNYVGINTDKGVLKDRDVRRAIAMAINRDDIINSIMMGTVDKANSFIAPGTFGYSPDSKVLEYNPEEAKRIIQEKGLTGTKLSLGVSNSPVRMQMCEIIQAQLKEVGIDVSIESLEWGTFLAATGRGDLDMFTLGWGPSTYDGDYGFYPNFHSSQLGGAGNRSQYVNPAMDKLLDEAKKEVDQNKRKELYKQVAEIIYDDVPVIPMYYSNNTVAAVKGIEGVKATSYINFDELSFKK; translated from the coding sequence AAACTTTAGATCCACAAGATACAACAGAGCAGTATTCTCAAAGAATAATAAATGTACTTTATGACAGACTTGTAGAAGTAGATGAGATGACAGGAGAAATAGTACCTGGACTGGCAAAAAGCTGGGAAAGAATAGATGACAATACTCTTTTATTCCATCTTAATGAAAATGTAAAATTTCATAATGGGGAAAAATTTACAGCAAATGATGTAAAATTTACTATTGAAAGAGCTAAAGAGTTACCAAAAGTAGGACATTTATACAAGTTAATAAGTAATGTAGAAGTTGTAGATGATAATACAGTAAAAATTATAACTAGCGAGCCTTTTGCTCCGTTATTAGCTCACTTGAGCCACAAGACAGCATCTATAATAAGTGAAAAATATTATGCTGAAAAAGGAAATAAATATTTTGAAAATCCTGTTGGAACTGGTCCATATAAATATAAAGACTGGAAAATAGGAGACAGAATAACTTTAGAAGCATTCCCTGAATATTTTAAAGGGGAACCAGCTATAAAATATATAGTAGTAAGAGCAGTACCAGAAGAAAACAGCAGAGTTATAGGGCTTGAAACTGGTGAAATTGATATGACTGCTGATCTTGGTGCAGAATCAAGAAAAATAGTTTTAGATAATAAAGATAAAATAAATTATCTTGAATCAAGCGGAATATCTGTAAACTATGTAGGAATAAATACAGATAAAGGTGTTTTAAAAGATAGAGATGTAAGAAGAGCAATAGCAATGGCAATAAACAGAGATGACATTATCAACAGTATAATGATGGGAACAGTAGATAAAGCTAACAGCTTCATAGCTCCAGGAACATTTGGATACAGTCCTGATTCAAAAGTTTTAGAATATAATCCAGAAGAGGCAAAGAGAATAATTCAAGAAAAAGGATTAACAGGAACTAAATTAAGTCTTGGAGTAAGCAACAGTCCTGTAAGAATGCAAATGTGTGAAATAATTCAAGCTCAATTGAAAGAAGTAGGGATAGATGTATCTATTGAATCTCTAGAGTGGGGAACTTTCCTAGCTGCAACAGGTAGAGGAGATCTAGATATGTTCACACTTGGATGGGGACCATCTACATATGATGGAGATTATGGATTCTACCCTAATTTTCACAGTTCTCAATTAGGTGGAGCAGGAAACAGATCACAATATGTAAATCCAGCAATGGATAAATTATTGGATGAAGCTAAAAAAGAAGTAGATCAAAATAAAAGAAAAGAATTATACAAACAAGTTGCAGAAATAATTTATGATGATGTACCAGTTATTCCTATGTACTATTCTAATAATACAGTAGCAGCTGTAAAGGGAATAGAAGGGGTAAAAGCAACAAGTTACATTAACTTTGATGAATTAAGTTTTAAAAAATAA